The Cervus elaphus chromosome 21, mCerEla1.1, whole genome shotgun sequence genome window below encodes:
- the LOC122679383 gene encoding 60S ribosomal protein L10-like, whose product MRGAFGKPQGTVARVHIGQVIMSIHTKLQNKEHVIEALLQAKFKFPGCQKIHISKKWGFTKFSADEFENMVAEKRLIPDGCGVKYIPNRGPLDKWRALHS is encoded by the coding sequence ATGCGCGGTGCCTTTGgaaagccccagggcacagtggccAGGGTCCACATTGGCCAGGTCATAATGTCCATCCACACCAAGCTGCAGAACAAGGAGCATGTGATTgaagccctcctccaggccaaGTTCAAGTTCCCTGGATGTCAGAAGATCCACATCTCCAAGAAGTGGGGATTTACCAAGTTCAGTGCGGATGAATTTGAGAACATGGTGGCAGAAAAGCGACTCATCCCGGACGGCTGTGGGGTCAAATACATCCCTAATCGTGGTCCCCTGGACAAATGGCGGGCCCTGCACTCATGA